AAAAAACTGCCCAGTGACTTCCTCTGCTTCTTTACAGGAAGAGCTGCAGCAGCGCCTCCCTCTGCCTCTAGTTCTTCTGTTCTGCATGAAGCCTGTGAAGTGGATGGGCCTGGGTCTCCCTCCATTTTCAGAATCTCAGTCACTGCTCTTGTTTTGATTGCCTCAATCTTGTCTGGCCTGATATATTGAGTCTTGAAGCGCGGGTCAAGCAATGATGCCATATCAAGCAGTTGGTCTGTTATCTCGTCATCGTACTTCTCATTGAGATATTCTATGACTGCTGTCTTTATGTCCTTTGTGAGCTGTGTGTCATCATCAGAGGGATTCAGGAGCTCTGTTCTGAAGAGGTGCAGCACAGGCTTGAGGTAGGACACACTCACATAAGATTCACCAGAGAGTGAATCTGTGAACTCAAGAAGTGGCTTTAAGGCCTCGTTCATTGACTCCAGCACTTCAATGTCCTGCCAGGTGGGCACCAAGTGCCTGGTTTTCTTGTCAGCAGAGAGTACCTGAGAGATAGCCTTGTGCTGCTCAATCATCCTTGCCACCATCTTTTGACGGGATCCCCACCTGGTAGGTGACTCTGTCACCAGCTTGTGCTTCGGCAGTTTAAGTTCTTCCTGAGCAGTTGCAAGgtctctcttctttttccaggagaaggagaaggcaGCCACTACTTTTTTACAAAGCCCAACGGCTCGATCCATCCTCTTGTCCTTCCCTGCTCTTTCTGAGGAAGGAAAGGAAATAGAGAGAAAATATGAGCAAAGAAAAGAAAGTATCTGAATAAGTCCACAAtagtatgttaaaaaaaacatctgaagttCTAAACATAGATATTATAACAGAATATTCATATTAAATATTTCAGGTTTAAATATTGCTTCATGTTTGTAATCACTAACCTTTAACAACAAAGGACTAATAAAttagttttagttttagatttgattcttttaaaaatgtactttATCATCATCATTTGATATagcctatattttttttatcataataaTCATATTACAATTTAAATCAGCTTATGTTTCAGTTTTAAATATTGCTTCATCATGCTTATAATCATGAACCTATAAGAACAAAGgagtaataaaataatgatttcattctttaattattttctttttttattattattatttctattactTCTACAGCAGTTGTATTACTAAATGGAGAACGGAGACTAAAACTTACCAATAGCCAAGTGTAGTCGATGACCAAAACACTGAAGTCGTGTCCATTTGTTGAGTGAAGTGGCTTTTACCATGTTTGTACCACTATCCGTTGTGATGCACGATTGTCGGTCTTCACTTAGCCCCCAGGAGGCGAGTGCGTCAATCAATCCTTGGGCAATAACTTCACCTGTATGATCTTCAGGAAAGTAAGCCGTTTGGAGGCATTTGCTCTGAAGATTCCAGTCATTATCAATAAAATGAACAGTGAGGCTCAGATAAGGCTCAGATGTGCGACTAGACCACATATCAGAAGTAGAGGCGAAGAATTGTACATTTTGCAGCTGCCGCTCTACCTTCTCCCTGCACTCCGTGTACATTCGGGGAATCGCTGTCTGTGAAAAATGTTTTCGGCCAGGTAGCTCGTATCTGGAGTCAAGGACGCGGATAAGTTTCTTAAATCCCTCATTTTCGACAACGCTAATGGGAAGCATGTCTTTTGCAATGAAATAAGCAACTGCTTTTGTGATGTCTTcgtgtctttttgtttttttgtcgtAAGGCAGGGCGTGTGAAAATGATGATATTATACTTTGCTGAGTCGCTTTGGTGCTTGTAGATGGTTGACGGCCACTAACACTTTTTTGGGATTGAGACTGTAATGTCTTTGCTTCTTCGTGTTCTAAAGGGtgacattgttttaaatgatgAAACAGGTTTGTGGTATTGCCTGTCTTTGATGGCACTAGTCGTCCCCACAGTTTGCAGTGCACGTCGCTCTGTTTCTTGTCAGATCGCAAatagccaaaatatttccaaaccACTGAAGTTGAGTGACCTTTCTTGTCAACGATGTCTGTGTCCTCCGATGAGCTGGTCGTGGGGGTTGCATTTTCTTCACTTCTATCGCTCATTTTTCTTGCTCCACTCAACTCCTCCAAAGCCTGTCagccactgtgtgtgtctgtcaaaaACACCGCGTGCGGCACACGGAAGCCCTGTCTGCAAAACGCATGCGCAGCATTTCGCATAGAGCGTAAACATTATATCGAGCATTTATCGAACTCTTGATATCGTTTTTTCGAGAAAAATTATTCCGCGATAATTATCATTATCGTTTTATCGCCCAGCCCTAAATACCAATGTGCCATAACTTATGTTTAACATTGTTGTTAGACTATTAACAAACCTAGTAGGCCTATTAACGAGAGAGAGCGACCAATTAGAAGTTTCAACAGACTTGATACTTTTCTGCTTCACTAGACCAAAGCCGCCCTAAAACAAATGGGTATAGGTGTCAAAATGGCTTTTGTTTCCCACCAAGCCAGTTAGAAGTTTCTAACGATTCAAGATGCATAGGGTTGGGTCACACCTGACATACGCATAGAGTTGGGTCACGCCTGACCGTGAACATATGACTCCCAATAAGATATGGATGGGTACGTGGGGATATCCCAATGAGATAAATAATTCAGATTCACAGATGTGGATATTGTTTGCAGAGTTGCTTTTGCGTGTTAACCAAAGTGTCTAAACTTCAGTCCCTCTGAGGGGATGTTGTGTCGTTACATTCTAGTCCTTTTAACCGGTCCTGTTGTGTTGTCTCCACAGGAGGGGGCAGACAGAGAAGTGCTATGTTTGTCAGCAGTTGTTTCCTTTGAGGGACTATGGGAAGCATGTGGAGGACTGCATCAAGAACAAACCGGTCTCCAGGGCTGCATCAAGGGTTGAACAGGTACCGGCTAGTTAGTACTACTGCCCAATATTACCAGTATTCAGAACCCAAGTTTTGCTGTTGAATTTATGCTGAATTTATTATTTGTcacgttttagtttttgccatCGGTCTGTActaataccccataatgacgaAGTGTAAACTTTGTGTAAGAGGGGAAGAAAACCCTGAAATATCTCATACGAATTCAGATTGTTTCAGTACTGTGTCAATGAAGATTTGGCAGCCATCACCGCTTCGAGTCTTGGGTACGCTTGTAGCAGCTTTCCATATCTGCATTTGGATAGTTTCTCTTATTCTTCCATGGGGATCCTCTCAAGCTGTCAGATTGCATGGGGTGTGTTGGTGAACTGAGATCTTCAGGTAGATGTTTAACATCAGGCAGGTCTTCATTTGGATTTACGTCCAGGTTTTGTCTGATCCACTCAAGGACAATCGCGGtcttgtcctgaagccactccgACGTTGTCATGGCTTTGTGCTTTgcggtcgttgttgtgctgaaaaaaTTAATGTTTGCCCCAGAAGTCTTGTTTGCAATGGATCAGGTTTTATTCAAGGACACCTGCATTTTATTCTGTTCATTTGCTCTCAgataatttaatgaggaaaagtataaaaaccactgctgtggtcatcactatcctcttgcaataggacctgctggatggcaaaaacagtgcaagtagtacctcaaaggtccTTTTGAATTaagaaataactattcagcatgacaaaagagttgaaaagaaaatctttgcgtgaggaaaagaagggttcaattctggcgttactggcagagggatacaagtgagcgtcaggttgcttctatcctgaaaatgtcaaagaatgtcaactcattcaaatgtcactcagcaaccataggatgacatcaagtgacctactaAAAGAacggcaaacagcagctggggggaagtgcatggcgaggaaggttcgaaacaggctcctagtgGCAGGGTTGAAGTTGTggaaagctagaaaaaagcccttcatcaatgagaagcaaagaagagccaggttgaagtttgcaaaagaccataaggattggaccgtagagaaatggagtaaggtcattcTCTCTGACAAGTCACATTTTCTACTTTCCCccacacctggtcgtctaatggttagatggagacctggagaggcctacaggCCTGAGTATCTCACtcccactgtgaaattttgtGGATGATCGgtgatgcttcagcaaggctggaatcgggcagttttgtctttttgaaggacgcatgaaaaaagccaagtacaaggttatcctggaaaaaCACCTGCTTCGTTCTACCCTGACAAAGTTCCCCAACTccgagaattggtttttccaacaggacaatgctccatgccacacagccaggtcaatcaatgtgtggatggaggaccaccagatcaagaccctgtcatggccagcccaatctccagacctgaaccccattgaaaacctctggaatttgaacaagaggaagatggatggtcacaggCCATCAAacaagccgagctacttgaatttttgtgccaggagtggcattaAGACAACCAacagttaaaacatttacatttctttgcattatttgaggtctgaaaacaatgcatattttcttggttattttgaccagttgttattttctgcaaataaatactctaaatgacaatatttttatttggaatttggaagtaatgttgtcattagtttatagaataaaaaaaactgttcattttacaaaCGCATATCTATGAATATTAAagccagagaaactgataattttgcagtggtctcttaattatttctagagctgtatgtacattagatatttttgattgttttcaaaaaaattgTGCATATTTCTAAACACGTTTTCACTGTCTTTTTTGAGTGGTTATTTTGTAAAAATTAATGTAAAACTCAACATATGTGAAGATAATCAAgtggtttaaatgttttcctaagTCACTgtacacaatatatacaggtagttagggctgcacaattaatcaaaattaCCATATTGACATGTGCAATCTCCAAATCGCCAACTTATGcgattttcagctccaaaaaaggtgaatgaaATGCTCTTCACATAAGGCAACGGCATGTGTCGTATGTCcttaattgtttttcttgcggGTGCTGTAGGTATTGTAGATaacttaaatacctggactaattttgtttaaatacttgatggtttttcagtGTTAGATTGAGTTAACACTTCAAATGCTAGCGAAGATTTCTGCTTCAAgttagcgagtggcaccaagatattgtcccacTTACACCTCAGCATGGTTATTAAAGGTTTTAGCTTCAATGTCggtgcctacaaacaaacttatggtgggagaaaatataattgtaacccaaattgtgcagccctacaGGTAGTTATCAAACAACCGAGGTAGCTATAATAGACCATTGTTTAGTTGATTGTGTGGTGACCCTAGTTCTCATCATTGCTTATGTGGTCTTCCTTCCCTATATGATGATCTTTCAGAGTGGACACTTGCTGAGAGCATTGGagcagacagaacacagaagTTCAGGTAAACTTGATTCATTCTCTCCACctgtaatgtcttttttttttaccctgtttgaATGGGTGAAAATCAAAGCCAGTCTTTTTACTCTACTTGTTCTCTGTCTAGTGAATGCTGAGACAAGACCATGTGACACTACCTTCCAGAACCAACACAGGTACACACCATTAGATATAGTTTGtgtggatttgtttttgttgatacTTGATACTTTTGTTGATTTTGTTGACATTAGCAGTACCCTGCCTTTGGTAGGGAGTGGAGTCTCCACAGACAGATTGGGCATGTCTGTTATAACTCTTTACACTGGTCCGCAGTCAACTGTTTGGTTGTGGATCCGTTTGAAAGGAATGATTTGTCTTCACAATTGTCAATTTCCATTAATGAATGCAtgttaacacattttgttaatatGAGACCGTGAATAAGCAGAGCGCATATTTTATTGGTTGCCTGATTCTCTGAAACACGACTATCCACAGTAGCCCTGTATTAACATCATTCAGGTTACTGCCTTTACTAACACATGGGTGGTGTTCTGTAAGAACAACACGGGCAGAAGCCACCTGGTCCTGGCCAGTAAGAAATATGTTCAGTTGCAGAATGTTGTGCTACAATCTTCTCATGAACATGCTGACTTTGCTTCGTTTAACCTCTGAATGTTATTCCAGTGACCAGGCAGGTGATCTGGAAGTAGCGGAGTCTGGGGGAAGTGGAGACTTCACGGCCCCAGGTTTCGTAGTGAGCACCTCGCCCATTCGGTCGTTCACCTCGATCTCCGAAGCCACAGACTGCCTTATAGACTTCAAACATCAATACTCTTCCTCTACAaccacctcttcctcctccagaACCAGCCAAAGAGGGAAGAAATTTAAGAGGAAATTCAAACGATAGTTCACAACGACAAGAAACGGAACACTTTAAACTGCTTATTTTATACCACTgcatatatttgtattgtttgttacaattaattaaatgaaGAAAAGGGTTGATATAGGATAAATTATACTGAAATTATCTACTTTCTTTGAggcatttgtttaaatgttactctgttcatgtgtctgttttcaatCTGCGCATAGTAAGTGCAGCAAACAAAATCACAACAACCTAAACTGTTTCGTACTATGTAGTGATTGTTATCTTAATGAGGGTAGAGGACTGTCTGTTTACCCTAGCTGGCCCTCTATCAGTGCCATCCTGGATGTATGAACAAACGTGTTGGTGTATGCCTGTAATATCAGTGCCATCCTGGATGTATGAACAAACGTGTTGGTGTATGCCTGTAATATCAGTGCCATCCTGGATGTATGAACAAACGTGTTGGTGTATGCCTGTAATATCAGTGCCATCCTGGATGTATGAACAAACGTGTTGGTGTATGACTGTAATATCAGAGCAGTGCTAACAGTCTAAACATGTTCCGGACGACTGCAAATCACTTGCAGGTACTATGTAATTTGCTGTCATGTGGAAGTGGAGCTTAGCCCCTTCTTCAGACTTTAAATTGTAGACTGGGCTACATTAAATATCTGAAATGTATCACTAGAAGTAACCACATATTTAGCCATGGACTATGTTATGATTGGACGATCgagcttaaaaaaaaatctacaatgtCTTTTTTAACGGTGGGTTCCTGTCACATGATCGTCCGTCTGTGGTCTCTTGGGTTAAAAGAAAATCTCACAATTCAGTCACTGGTTTTGAAGACAGTGATTACTTCTGTCCTGTTAAAACAGAGCAAGTACGTCCCCCTCCCCA
This genomic window from Esox lucius isolate fEsoLuc1 chromosome 7, fEsoLuc1.pri, whole genome shotgun sequence contains:
- the LOC114839513 gene encoding zinc finger BED domain-containing protein 1-like encodes the protein MLPISVVENEGFKKLIRVLDSRYELPGRKHFSQTAIPRMYTECREKVERQLQNVQFFASTSDMWSSRTSEPYLSLTVHFIDNDWNLQSKCLQTAYFPEDHTGEVIAQGLIDALASWGLSEDRQSCITTDSGTNMVKATSLNKWTRLQCFGHRLHLAIERAGKDKRMDRAVGLCKKVVAAFSFSWKKKRDLATAQEELKLPKHKLVTESPTRWGSRQKMVARMIEQHKAISQVLSADKKTRHLVPTWQDIEVLESMNEALKPLLEFTDSLSGESYVSVSYLKPVLHLFRTELLNPSDDDTQLTKDIKTAVIEYLNEKYDDEITDQLLDMASLLDPRFKTQYIRPDKIEAIKTRAVTEILKMEGDPGPSTSQASCRTEELEAEGGAAAALPVKKQRKSLGSFFKKPCPSNTGLSDMQAVEGELENYLMGPDADSETEPLDWWKVYDKKFPKVSQLARRYLCIPATSSPSERIFSRGGNIVTCHRAALKPETVDKLVFLARNL